Proteins from a genomic interval of Pseudomonadota bacterium:
- a CDS encoding FAD-dependent oxidoreductase → MENVISLKENVQQLCNNFGDNNFGDVMVVGGGISGIQASLDLATAGFKVYLVEKAPSIGGHMAQLDKTFPTNDCSMUILAPKLVEVGRHPNIEVLTYTEVDSVEGQAGNFNVTLIKKPRYILEDKCTGCTTCVEYCPVKYPDQYNQEISKNKAVHVYFAQAIPLVTYIDESCLYLKEKKCRICEGACKNNAIDFNQTLEKVEVNVGAIILSSGFEPFDPKVREEYRYGQFVNVVTSMDYERLLCATGPYQGEILRASDMKHPHKVAWLQCVGSRRVTPGENSYCSAVCCTYTQKQVILTKEHDAEAECTVFHNDIRSYGKDFERFYERAENLPGVRFFRSYVSIVKENPETKSVTIRYSTPDEGVKEEEFDMVVLSVGLNPPADVQGLANKFGIELNAHGFCKAIPSNPMETTRPGIFVSGAFQGPTDIPESVFTASAAGSQCGELLDYRRGELSKERIYPPERDVSQEEPRIGVFVCHCGANIGRIVGVPSTVEYALTLPNVVYAQEQLFSCATNSAQQISDLAKEKGLNRVVIAACSPRTLEPLFRDTLREAGINQYYLDMANIREHCSWVHAKEKEEATQKAKDIIRMSVARVCRLKPLQEFDLPVNRTALVVGGGIAGMTCALSIAKQGHEVCLVEKDTDLGGTARRIHSTLDGMDVQAYLRDLVRKIYQHPLIHVYTDATIPEATGYVGNFVTKVKSDRGITEIKHGATVIAIGADEYKPTEYLYGEDDRVMTNLELEEQIAQGEERVMNAQSLVMIQCVGCRNEDRNYCARICCSNSVKNALKLKEINPRMDITILFRDMRTYGFSEDYYRDASNKDVKFIRYEPQDKPQVEAVEEEGRRMLRVTATDYILGKKLAIDADLLSLAAAVIPSAGNKEMSLLFKVSLGPDDWFKEAHVKLRPVEFGTDGIYLCGIAHYPKHISETINQAYGAAGRVLTLLSHDTVTASGSVAEVNESDCISCGACITACTYGAIEFYDT, encoded by the coding sequence ATGGAAAACGTAATATCGCTAAAAGAAAATGTTCAACAACTTTGTAACAATTTTGGAGACAACAATTTCGGAGACGTAATGGTTGTCGGTGGAGGGATCAGCGGTATTCAGGCCTCTCTTGATCTTGCCACTGCCGGTTTTAAGGTTTATTTGGTTGAAAAGGCGCCGAGCATAGGCGGCCACATGGCCCAGCTTGACAAGACCTTTCCCACCAATGACTGCTCCATGTGAATACTCGCACCGAAACTGGTCGAGGTCGGCCGGCATCCGAATATAGAGGTACTCACCTATACTGAAGTTGACAGTGTAGAAGGGCAAGCAGGAAATTTTAACGTAACGCTGATTAAAAAGCCCAGGTATATTCTTGAGGACAAATGCACGGGTTGTACTACCTGTGTAGAGTATTGCCCGGTCAAATATCCTGATCAATATAATCAGGAAATATCGAAGAATAAAGCCGTCCATGTATACTTCGCTCAGGCAATTCCACTGGTCACCTATATAGATGAAAGCTGTCTTTACCTTAAAGAGAAGAAATGTCGGATTTGCGAAGGAGCATGTAAGAACAACGCCATAGATTTCAATCAAACGCTGGAGAAGGTAGAAGTAAATGTAGGGGCCATCATTCTGTCTTCCGGCTTTGAGCCCTTTGATCCCAAGGTGAGGGAGGAATATAGATACGGACAATTTGTAAACGTGGTAACCAGTATGGACTATGAACGGCTGTTATGCGCCACCGGGCCATACCAGGGCGAGATATTGCGTGCTTCCGACATGAAGCATCCCCATAAAGTAGCCTGGCTTCAATGCGTCGGTTCCAGGCGGGTTACTCCGGGCGAAAACAGCTATTGCTCAGCCGTATGCTGCACCTATACCCAGAAACAGGTGATTTTGACAAAAGAACATGACGCAGAGGCCGAGTGTACGGTATTCCATAACGATATTCGTTCCTATGGCAAGGATTTTGAGCGATTCTACGAAAGAGCAGAGAACCTTCCCGGCGTTCGATTTTTCAGAAGCTACGTATCCATAGTAAAAGAGAACCCGGAAACCAAGAGTGTCACCATACGGTATTCTACACCCGACGAAGGAGTAAAAGAGGAAGAATTCGATATGGTGGTACTATCCGTTGGCTTGAACCCACCTGCTGATGTGCAGGGCCTGGCAAACAAGTTCGGCATCGAACTCAATGCTCACGGATTCTGTAAAGCAATTCCTTCCAATCCTATGGAGACCACCAGGCCTGGGATCTTTGTAAGCGGAGCCTTCCAGGGTCCTACAGATATTCCCGAGTCGGTTTTTACCGCCAGCGCTGCCGGCTCCCAATGTGGTGAACTCCTTGACTACCGGCGAGGAGAGCTGTCCAAAGAAAGGATATATCCGCCGGAAAGGGATGTTTCCCAAGAGGAGCCAAGAATAGGAGTCTTTGTGTGTCATTGTGGGGCTAACATCGGCAGGATAGTAGGAGTTCCTTCCACAGTGGAATATGCCTTAACTTTGCCCAATGTTGTCTACGCTCAGGAACAGCTATTTTCCTGTGCTACCAATTCTGCCCAACAAATATCAGATCTGGCAAAGGAAAAAGGGCTCAATCGCGTGGTTATTGCCGCCTGCTCCCCCAGGACCCTTGAACCGCTATTCCGGGACACCCTGCGGGAGGCGGGAATTAATCAATATTACTTAGACATGGCGAATATTAGAGAACATTGTTCCTGGGTCCACGCCAAGGAAAAGGAAGAAGCCACCCAAAAGGCAAAGGATATCATCAGGATGTCGGTAGCGCGAGTTTGCCGTTTGAAGCCCTTGCAGGAATTTGATCTGCCGGTCAACAGGACGGCGCTGGTGGTTGGCGGCGGTATCGCCGGCATGACGTGCGCCCTCTCCATAGCGAAGCAGGGGCATGAGGTTTGTCTGGTGGAAAAGGATACTGATCTGGGGGGAACGGCGCGAAGAATTCATTCCACGCTGGACGGGATGGATGTTCAGGCCTATTTGCGTGATCTTGTGCGCAAGATTTACCAGCACCCCCTCATCCATGTTTATACGGATGCCACGATCCCGGAGGCTACCGGTTATGTGGGGAATTTTGTCACCAAAGTGAAGTCGGACAGGGGGATCACCGAGATAAAACATGGGGCAACCGTCATCGCCATCGGTGCTGATGAATATAAACCCACCGAATACCTTTATGGGGAAGATGATAGGGTAATGACCAATCTGGAGTTGGAGGAGCAGATCGCCCAAGGAGAAGAAAGGGTGATGAACGCCCAGAGCCTGGTGATGATCCAATGCGTAGGCTGCAGAAATGAGGACAGAAATTACTGCGCCCGGATATGTTGCAGCAACTCTGTAAAGAACGCCTTAAAACTGAAAGAGATAAACCCCCGGATGGATATAACCATTCTCTTCCGGGATATGCGAACCTATGGGTTTAGTGAGGATTATTACCGGGATGCATCAAATAAAGATGTAAAGTTCATCCGCTATGAGCCACAGGATAAACCGCAGGTGGAAGCTGTTGAGGAAGAGGGGCGGCGCATGCTCAGGGTTACGGCGACCGATTATATTTTAGGTAAGAAGCTGGCAATCGATGCTGATTTACTTTCTTTGGCTGCCGCCGTTATTCCCTCGGCCGGAAACAAGGAAATGTCCTTGTTGTTCAAGGTTTCTTTGGGACCCGATGATTGGTTCAAAGAAGCCCATGTCAAATTAAGACCGGTGGAGTTTGGCACCGATGGCATTTACCTCTGTGGCATAGCCCACTATCCCAAGCATATATCGGAAACGATTAACCAGGCTTATGGAGCGGCAGGCCGGGTTTTGACCCTTCTCTCCCATGACACAGTTACTGCCTCCGGTTCTGTTGCCGAGGTAAATGAGAGTGATTGTATATCCTGTGGGGCATGTATCACGGCTTGTACCTATGGCGCCATAGAGTTTTATGATACA
- the fdhD gene encoding formate dehydrogenase accessory sulfurtransferase FdhD encodes MSDIEGVATDIVFNRFSEAGWVRTNGHAPFEKELIVYVNLQHLVSILCTPTKLNFLVLGFLYSEGIISGMGDVMMMNICDAESEVDVRLSNPNFELPTKRTLTSGCGGGATFTTYGQRVDSDIVTTPEKLLSVMKDFHGQEELYRYSGGVHTSALSDGKNLLVVTEDIGRHNTLDKIQGECLMRGLSTRDKWILTTGRVSTEMLRKAARMQAPLVVSRHTPTGSAISLAHDLGITLVGQVRGSHMSVYSHEERLGCSTN; translated from the coding sequence GTGTCGGATATAGAAGGTGTAGCAACGGATATAGTCTTTAATCGCTTTTCCGAGGCTGGATGGGTCAGAACCAATGGCCACGCACCTTTCGAAAAGGAGCTTATTGTCTATGTCAATCTTCAGCACCTGGTCAGTATCCTGTGCACTCCAACCAAGCTGAATTTCCTTGTCCTCGGATTCCTGTACTCAGAGGGAATCATCTCAGGTATGGGTGATGTGATGATGATGAATATTTGTGACGCGGAATCGGAAGTCGATGTGAGGCTCTCCAATCCCAATTTTGAATTACCGACTAAGCGGACGCTTACCTCCGGGTGCGGAGGTGGCGCAACTTTCACAACTTATGGGCAGAGAGTTGATTCGGATATTGTTACTACACCAGAGAAATTACTGTCAGTGATGAAAGATTTTCATGGTCAGGAGGAGTTGTATCGGTATAGCGGCGGTGTACACACTTCAGCTCTGTCCGATGGCAAGAACCTGCTCGTAGTGACTGAGGATATCGGACGGCATAACACACTGGACAAGATACAAGGTGAATGTCTGATGAGGGGACTATCAACAAGAGATAAATGGATTCTGACTACCGGCCGCGTTTCGACGGAGATGTTGCGTAAGGCGGCAAGAATGCAGGCCCCGCTTGTTGTTTCGCGGCACACGCCGACGGGAAGCGCAATTTCGCTTGCTCATGATCTGGGCATTACCCTGGTTGGTCAGGTACGTGGCAGTCACATGTCGGTGTATTCGCACGAGGAGAGGCTTGGCTGCTCAACAAATTAA
- a CDS encoding (Fe-S)-binding protein, which translates to MEILPLEPFKIVIDGIKEAGGDDFKFCYHCGKCETVCPWNRVRKYFVRKLNHQAQLGVVPFESEDIWMCVSCRNCVQRCPRGVNTIDIVRAMRRIMVPDGVVPASIPNLRGIMTSIASVGNPWGQEPNDRANWAKDLDIKEFDENTEILYFPCCYPSYDPRLKKVSQATANILKKAGVDFGILGSKELCCGESVRKTGNEALFKRLARENIKTFVDNGVKKIVASSAHCFHTFKNEYPEFRANFEIVHISQYLFELINEGRLKITKEFAKKVTYHDPCYLGRHNGVYDEPREVLKKIPGLELTEMVDAREDSLCCGMGGGRIWMETEKHERFSNIRIEQAIEAGAEVLATACPYCVTALEDSRLVTNHAGDIEVMDITEILQEVI; encoded by the coding sequence ATGGAGATTTTACCCTTAGAGCCCTTTAAAATAGTAATAGATGGCATAAAAGAAGCAGGTGGAGACGACTTCAAATTCTGCTATCACTGCGGTAAATGTGAGACTGTCTGTCCCTGGAATCGTGTTAGAAAATATTTTGTTCGCAAACTGAACCATCAGGCACAATTGGGTGTGGTCCCTTTTGAATCCGAAGACATATGGATGTGCGTCAGTTGCCGTAATTGTGTTCAGCGTTGCCCCAGAGGCGTAAACACAATAGATATTGTACGGGCTATGCGCAGGATAATGGTGCCGGACGGTGTAGTCCCTGCCAGCATCCCCAATCTCCGCGGTATAATGACAAGCATTGCCAGTGTGGGTAACCCCTGGGGACAGGAACCGAATGACAGGGCAAACTGGGCGAAAGATCTGGACATCAAAGAGTTTGATGAGAATACTGAAATACTCTATTTTCCCTGCTGCTATCCCAGCTATGACCCGAGATTAAAGAAGGTATCTCAAGCCACGGCCAATATCCTCAAAAAGGCAGGGGTAGATTTTGGCATATTAGGCTCCAAAGAATTATGCTGTGGCGAGAGTGTGCGTAAAACGGGAAACGAGGCATTATTCAAACGCCTTGCCAGAGAAAATATCAAGACTTTTGTTGACAACGGGGTGAAGAAGATCGTTGCTTCTTCCGCTCATTGTTTTCATACCTTCAAAAACGAGTATCCCGAATTCAGAGCCAACTTTGAGATTGTTCATATCTCACAGTATTTATTTGAGTTGATCAATGAGGGGAGACTTAAAATCACCAAAGAGTTCGCAAAGAAAGTCACATATCATGATCCATGTTACCTGGGTCGACATAATGGCGTATATGACGAACCCCGAGAAGTCTTAAAGAAGATACCCGGCTTGGAACTGACAGAGATGGTTGATGCGCGGGAAGACAGTCTTTGTTGCGGAATGGGGGGCGGCAGAATTTGGATGGAAACAGAAAAGCATGAAAGATTCTCCAACATCAGAATAGAGCAAGCTATCGAGGCTGGGGCCGAAGTACTGGCTACTGCCTGTCCCTATTGCGTCACCGCTCTTGAAGATAGCAGGTTAGTCACGAATCATGCCGGTGATATAGAAGTTATGGATATTACAGAGATTCTCCAGGAAGTGATTTAG
- a CDS encoding (4Fe-4S)-binding protein — protein MSKVKKKVKTIKIDLDKCNGCRACEVICSAFHANPKYSSNNPARSRIRMIREPIRDIYVPVYAGEYTAAECMGRDKYVIDGKEYSECGFCRASCPSRDAFKEPDSGLPLKCDMCEGEEEPLCVKWCLNDALICEEREEEVEEEEKLGDMEIGLESLANKYGLQNIADTVARMSKKE, from the coding sequence ATGAGCAAGGTTAAGAAGAAAGTCAAGACAATCAAGATCGATCTTGATAAATGCAATGGTTGCCGGGCATGCGAGGTAATCTGTTCAGCTTTTCACGCTAACCCGAAATATAGCAGCAACAATCCGGCGAGGTCCCGGATTCGGATGATTCGCGAACCGATAAGAGACATATATGTTCCCGTATACGCGGGTGAATACACTGCAGCCGAATGTATGGGCAGAGACAAATATGTGATTGACGGGAAGGAATACTCCGAGTGCGGCTTCTGCAGGGCTTCTTGCCCATCCAGGGACGCTTTCAAAGAACCCGATTCCGGTCTTCCTCTCAAATGTGATATGTGTGAAGGTGAAGAAGAGCCTTTGTGCGTTAAGTGGTGCTTAAATGATGCACTGATTTGCGAAGAAAGGGAAGAGGAAGTTGAAGAAGAAGAGAAACTGGGAGACATGGAAATAGGATTGGAATCATTGGCAAACAAATATGGATTGCAGAACATAGCAGATACCGTTGCCCGGATGTCAAAGAAGGAATAA
- a CDS encoding aldehyde dehydrogenase, which translates to MRYGETGFNLEIDLSRGNIERVETDPRLTELHLGGLGTNAKILWDRVPPETEPFSPDNLLIFSTGLLCGTPAPGANRTIVTSYSPQTLLMGYSMMGGFFAPELKYAGYDKIILRGKSPDLVYIWINNDKVEIRDANHLRGKGAIQTSELIKQELNQPNAQVAAIGLAGENRVFTASIEQGRSSSSRLGMGAVMGDKGVKAIVVRGTKDVNLARPDEYIGLCNDVLKYIKFRGENPVPNVMTILQGLGSPQEMLHVDEQWHTENFSWGNARSRRKDFWTKEVEERWKDVQETVRTRLISCYNCPIKCGAIISVPGISTYMMKCFTKLTYTMAAFVDDLDFGFRIAQRATEYGVDGFSTPQIMAFAFELREAGILTEADFEGCPSDNEGKFFWLLDRIVRREGIGDILADGVYWAARKIGKGAEAFDHNTIKKHEQLPLKLGMLNPVYFLMYATGEKINITQIEGQFPQAPFATMEERQEFISDWIQCPDDKFKQIVLDWDFRGEHSNPYYPTVDMSVDIVDWQEKMHYIDDALGVCAGLSSFPLKPPYHMHNYPKFITAATGIDIDEDGLTEVYNRNRNLLRAINVRRGLRRADEKPPEDHWKKRFPELEEKLLDAYYKFKGWDNDGIPTKESLHKLGMDYVAEDLEQRGIIKNEQG; encoded by the coding sequence ATGAGGTACGGAGAGACAGGGTTTAATTTAGAAATTGATCTATCACGAGGAAACATTGAGAGAGTTGAAACTGACCCAAGATTGACAGAACTTCATCTTGGGGGTTTAGGTACTAACGCCAAGATATTATGGGATAGGGTTCCCCCTGAAACCGAACCTTTTTCTCCTGATAATCTACTGATATTCAGCACCGGTCTTTTATGCGGCACACCTGCTCCAGGCGCTAATCGTACCATTGTTACCAGCTATTCTCCCCAGACTTTGTTAATGGGATATTCAATGATGGGAGGATTTTTTGCACCGGAGTTAAAGTATGCCGGTTATGACAAAATCATCCTTCGCGGCAAGTCCCCGGATCTTGTCTATATATGGATAAACAATGACAAGGTGGAAATACGTGATGCCAATCATCTCCGTGGTAAGGGCGCTATTCAGACTTCAGAACTAATTAAACAGGAGTTGAACCAGCCGAACGCCCAGGTGGCTGCCATCGGTCTTGCCGGTGAAAATAGGGTTTTTACAGCCTCCATCGAGCAGGGTCGCTCCAGTTCCAGTCGGCTTGGAATGGGCGCTGTGATGGGAGACAAAGGCGTAAAGGCGATAGTTGTTCGTGGAACAAAGGACGTCAATCTTGCCCGACCGGATGAATATATCGGGCTCTGCAACGACGTGCTGAAATATATAAAATTCCGGGGAGAAAATCCGGTTCCGAACGTAATGACCATTTTACAGGGGCTTGGGTCACCGCAGGAGATGTTGCACGTTGATGAGCAGTGGCACACGGAAAATTTCTCCTGGGGAAATGCCCGCAGCCGGAGAAAAGACTTCTGGACCAAGGAAGTCGAAGAGAGGTGGAAGGACGTTCAGGAAACCGTGCGGACGCGGTTAATAAGTTGTTATAACTGTCCGATAAAATGCGGTGCAATAATTTCCGTCCCGGGAATTTCAACCTACATGATGAAATGCTTCACGAAACTTACCTATACAATGGCGGCTTTTGTAGACGACCTGGATTTCGGTTTTAGAATCGCTCAACGTGCTACGGAGTATGGAGTGGACGGATTCTCGACCCCTCAAATCATGGCCTTCGCCTTTGAGTTAAGAGAAGCCGGTATCTTAACCGAAGCAGACTTTGAAGGGTGCCCGTCCGATAACGAAGGGAAATTTTTCTGGTTACTTGACAGGATTGTGCGGCGTGAAGGGATTGGAGACATTCTGGCTGACGGCGTTTACTGGGCAGCCCGTAAGATCGGCAAAGGCGCGGAAGCCTTTGACCATAACACTATTAAGAAACATGAACAGTTGCCTCTTAAGCTTGGCATGCTGAACCCTGTTTACTTCCTGATGTATGCCACCGGCGAGAAGATAAATATTACCCAGATTGAAGGGCAGTTCCCCCAGGCGCCTTTTGCGACCATGGAGGAGAGACAGGAATTCATAAGTGATTGGATACAATGTCCTGATGATAAGTTCAAGCAAATTGTTCTTGACTGGGATTTCCGTGGAGAACATTCAAATCCGTATTATCCTACTGTTGACATGTCCGTTGATATTGTTGACTGGCAGGAGAAGATGCACTATATCGATGATGCCCTTGGAGTGTGTGCAGGCTTGTCGTCATTTCCTCTGAAGCCTCCCTATCATATGCACAATTACCCGAAATTTATCACAGCAGCAACGGGAATCGACATTGATGAAGACGGGCTGACGGAAGTATATAACAGGAACCGAAATCTGCTCAGAGCCATTAATGTGAGAAGAGGTTTGAGGAGGGCTGATGAGAAGCCGCCCGAAGATCATTGGAAGAAAAGATTCCCCGAGCTTGAAGAAAAGCTCCTGGATGCTTATTACAAGTTTAAGGGGTGGGATAACGATGGTATTCCCACCAAAGAGTCCTTGCACAAATTAGGTATGGATTATGTTGCCGAAGACTTAGAACAGAGAGGTATAATAAAAAATGAGCAAGGTTAA
- a CDS encoding molybdopterin-dependent oxidoreductase, producing the protein MAENIKKVMTDCTLCYHSCGTIMTIENGKAVKVEGLPSHPLNKGRLCEKGEAMLDNIYDPDRLKYPMKRVNGNWDRISWDQALTEIAEKLLKLKNEFGPGVLGVFSGSIGVENLEMAGLTQRVKAAFGSPNFFSVESICYRMRIRTRQITFGKYPTEELDSKLYILWGHNPEQSDFPLKLAIDENLEKGAKLVVVDPKRIGLADRADMYLRIRPGTDGAMALAMINVIVNEKLCDYEFIENYTTGFDELVPHVQQYTPEWAEKITWVAAEDICKLARLFATTKGAGIYQGTCTQDQTANGTQNSRAFSVLQAAGLSAPGFPWAMLEWALKANPSALTSIPFSTKYGEEKALTVL; encoded by the coding sequence ATGGCAGAAAATATAAAGAAGGTAATGACAGATTGTACCCTCTGCTATCATAGTTGCGGAACCATTATGACCATTGAAAACGGCAAGGCAGTGAAGGTTGAAGGGTTGCCGTCGCACCCGCTGAACAAAGGCAGGCTTTGCGAAAAAGGTGAAGCCATGCTTGACAATATCTACGACCCTGACAGACTGAAATACCCGATGAAAAGGGTAAACGGGAACTGGGATAGGATTTCATGGGATCAGGCCCTGACTGAGATTGCAGAGAAACTCCTGAAACTTAAAAATGAATTCGGCCCGGGTGTACTCGGTGTTTTCAGCGGCTCTATCGGCGTTGAGAATCTTGAGATGGCGGGGCTGACGCAAAGGGTCAAGGCAGCATTCGGTTCACCCAACTTTTTTTCTGTGGAAAGCATATGCTACAGGATGCGTATACGGACAAGGCAGATCACCTTCGGCAAATATCCGACAGAGGAGCTTGATTCAAAACTCTATATCCTGTGGGGACACAACCCTGAGCAATCCGATTTTCCTCTGAAGCTTGCAATCGATGAAAATCTGGAAAAAGGTGCAAAGCTTGTTGTTGTTGATCCTAAACGCATCGGGCTCGCAGACCGTGCAGACATGTATTTGAGGATAAGACCGGGTACGGACGGTGCAATGGCCCTTGCCATGATCAATGTGATTGTAAATGAAAAGCTCTGCGATTATGAATTTATTGAAAATTATACAACAGGATTCGATGAGCTTGTTCCGCATGTTCAGCAGTATACACCCGAATGGGCAGAGAAGATCACATGGGTGGCTGCCGAAGATATCTGCAAACTGGCGCGTCTCTTTGCAACAACAAAAGGCGCGGGCATCTATCAGGGCACCTGCACGCAGGATCAAACGGCAAACGGCACCCAGAACAGCCGGGCGTTCTCTGTTCTTCAAGCGGCTGGGTTATCAGCCCCAGGCTTCCCCTGGGCAATGTTGGAATGGGCGTTGAAGGCGAACCCCTCGGCGCTGACCAGTATCCCCTTTTCTACGAAGTATGGGGAAGAAAAAGCCCTTACGGTGTTGTAA
- a CDS encoding molybdopterin-dependent oxidoreductase encodes MGVEGEPLGADQYPLFYEVWGRKSPYGVVTCVPESIPDKIKAFLVIGGNPMLSMADSNAFREAFKRLELLVVHDLFMTETARLAHYVLPACSHLEKWGVAYTYNVCHCLPYLMLRKKAIEPYYESWSEWKFFTGLANKLGIGDKFPWKSEEELVAFELEPTGLTFDELLYEKPEGAFYQQKQYGIKDVRFATPTRKIEIYSKALADIGFDPLPTYLEPHRSPLSSPGLLEKYPLILSTGNRNLYYTHGQFRNVKSLKEKNPEPMAEIGPLTAAKYGIEESDEVIIETNRGYVRMKAHVDERIAEGVLIVPHGWAGEANANLLTDTECREPIMGYPEIKSLLCSIRKV; translated from the coding sequence ATGGGCGTTGAAGGCGAACCCCTCGGCGCTGACCAGTATCCCCTTTTCTACGAAGTATGGGGAAGAAAAAGCCCTTACGGTGTTGTAACATGCGTGCCGGAGAGTATTCCCGACAAGATAAAAGCCTTCCTTGTGATCGGCGGAAACCCCATGCTCTCCATGGCAGATTCAAACGCCTTCAGGGAAGCCTTCAAAAGGCTGGAACTCCTCGTTGTCCATGACCTTTTTATGACCGAGACAGCCCGGCTTGCCCATTATGTGCTGCCTGCATGTTCACACCTCGAAAAATGGGGCGTTGCCTATACCTATAATGTATGCCACTGCTTGCCTTATCTCATGCTCAGGAAAAAGGCTATTGAACCCTATTATGAAAGCTGGTCGGAATGGAAATTCTTTACCGGACTTGCTAATAAGCTCGGCATAGGCGATAAATTCCCCTGGAAATCCGAAGAGGAGCTTGTTGCCTTTGAATTGGAGCCGACAGGACTGACGTTTGATGAGCTTCTTTATGAAAAGCCTGAAGGCGCCTTTTATCAGCAGAAACAATACGGCATCAAAGATGTCCGCTTTGCAACACCGACGAGAAAAATAGAGATATACAGTAAGGCCTTGGCTGATATAGGATTTGATCCTCTCCCGACTTATCTGGAACCGCACAGAAGCCCCTTGAGTTCTCCCGGACTGCTGGAAAAATATCCATTGATTCTTTCCACCGGCAACAGAAACCTTTATTATACGCACGGCCAGTTCAGAAATGTAAAGTCGCTTAAGGAAAAGAATCCTGAACCAATGGCGGAAATAGGGCCGCTGACCGCCGCAAAATACGGGATAGAGGAATCCGACGAAGTTATTATTGAAACAAACAGAGGATATGTACGGATGAAGGCCCATGTTGATGAACGGATTGCAGAAGGCGTTTTAATCGTTCCTCACGGGTGGGCCGGTGAAGCAAATGCAAATCTACTTACGGATACGGAATGCAGGGAGCCCATCATGGGTTATCCTGAGATAAAGTCCCTGCTGTGCTCAATAAGAAAGGTATGA